One part of the Algibacter sp. L1A34 genome encodes these proteins:
- a CDS encoding methylmalonyl-CoA mutase family protein — protein sequence MKQISSYKSKYKVRIVTAASLFDGHDASINIMRRIIQSTGVEVIHLGHDRSVEEVVNTAIQEDVNAICLTSYQGGHNEYFKYMFDLLKERGGEHIKIFGGGGGVILPSEIKELMDYGICRIYSPDDGREMGLQGMINDLVEKSDFAIGDQIDVDVNALKDKNSKAIARVISSAENFPEVSKSILDEIHIKNKDSKTRVLGITGTGGAGKSSLVDELVRRFLIDFPEKTVGIISVDPSKRKTGGALLGDRIRMNAINNSRVYMRSLATRQSNLALSKHVNQAVEVLKAAEFDLIILETSGIGQSDTEIIEHSDVSLYVMTPEFGAATQLEKIDMLDFADLVAINKFDKRGSLDALRDVKKQYMRNNNLWDTHQDDLPVFGTIASQFNDPGMNTLYKAIMDTLVEKVGADLKSTFTISNEMSEKIFVIPPNRTRYLSEIAENNRAYDKKGLEQFEVAQKLYGIYKTICSVAVISNENEKSHLGKFGLEEEQILGEAQNDTDKEFLNLLVKEFNRVKLNLDPYNWEIITTWDEKINKYKNPIYSFKVRDKEIKIETHSESLSHLQIPKIALPKYQAWGDVLKWCLQENVPGEFPYTAGLYPFKRTGEDPARMFAGEGGPERTNKRFHYVSAGLPAKRLSTAFDSVTLYGNDPDLRPDIYGKIGNAGVSICCLDDAKKLYSGFDLAHVMTSVSMTINGPAPMLLGFFMNAAIDQQCEIYIKEHKIENEVEAKIAEIYKGKERPQYNGDLPESNNGLGLMLLGVTGDQVLPADVYQDIKKSTISQVRGTVQADILKEDQAQNTCIFSTEFALRLMGDVQEYFIDNNVRNFYSVSISGYHIAEAGANPITQLALTLSNGFTYVEYYLSRGMDINKFGPNLSFFFSNGIDPEYAVIGRVARKIWAKAMKHKYGANARAQMLKYHIQTSGRSLHAQEIDFNDIRTTLQALYAIYDNCNSLHTNAYDEAITTPTEESVRRAMAIQLIINKELGLNKNENPIQGSFIIEELTDLVEEAVLLEFDRITERGGVLGAMETMYQRSKIQEESLYYETLKHNGDFPIIGVNTFLSSQGSPTVLPAEVIRATEEEKQFQINTLENLHAANSSEVLLKELQYKAVNNENIFEALMEVCKVCSLGQITHALFEVGGQYRRNM from the coding sequence ATGAAACAAATTTCTTCCTATAAATCTAAGTATAAAGTAAGAATAGTGACCGCAGCATCACTTTTTGATGGTCACGATGCCTCAATTAATATAATGCGCCGAATTATTCAATCTACGGGCGTGGAAGTAATTCATTTAGGACATGATAGAAGTGTAGAAGAGGTTGTAAATACAGCTATACAAGAAGATGTTAATGCTATTTGTTTAACATCGTATCAAGGTGGACATAATGAGTATTTTAAATACATGTTCGATTTATTGAAGGAACGAGGTGGCGAACATATTAAAATTTTTGGTGGCGGCGGCGGTGTTATTTTACCTTCTGAAATAAAAGAATTGATGGATTATGGTATTTGTAGAATCTATTCGCCCGATGATGGTCGCGAAATGGGACTACAAGGAATGATTAATGATTTGGTTGAAAAATCAGATTTTGCCATTGGTGACCAAATTGATGTTGATGTGAATGCATTAAAAGATAAAAATTCTAAAGCTATAGCAAGAGTTATTTCTTCGGCAGAGAATTTTCCTGAGGTTTCAAAATCGATTTTAGATGAAATTCATATTAAAAATAAAGATTCAAAAACACGTGTTTTAGGAATTACTGGTACTGGTGGAGCAGGAAAATCTAGTTTGGTAGATGAGTTAGTGCGTCGGTTTTTAATAGATTTCCCTGAGAAAACTGTTGGTATTATTTCTGTAGATCCTTCAAAACGAAAAACGGGAGGTGCTCTTTTGGGAGATAGAATCCGTATGAATGCCATTAATAATTCCCGCGTTTATATGCGTAGTTTAGCAACAAGGCAGTCTAACTTAGCACTTTCAAAACATGTGAACCAAGCTGTTGAGGTTTTAAAGGCTGCAGAATTCGACCTTATTATATTAGAAACTTCGGGAATTGGGCAGAGTGATACCGAAATTATCGAACATTCCGATGTATCCTTATATGTTATGACGCCTGAATTTGGTGCTGCAACCCAACTTGAAAAAATTGATATGCTCGATTTTGCCGATCTGGTAGCCATTAATAAGTTTGATAAACGGGGATCACTAGATGCTTTGCGCGATGTGAAAAAACAATACATGCGTAATAATAATTTGTGGGATACGCATCAAGACGATTTGCCTGTTTTTGGAACTATAGCTTCGCAGTTTAACGATCCTGGTATGAATACGCTTTACAAAGCAATTATGGATACTTTGGTTGAAAAAGTTGGTGCCGATTTGAAATCGACTTTCACAATTTCGAACGAGATGAGTGAAAAGATTTTTGTTATCCCGCCAAATAGAACTCGTTACTTATCTGAAATTGCTGAAAACAACCGTGCTTACGATAAAAAAGGCTTAGAACAGTTTGAGGTGGCTCAGAAATTATACGGAATTTATAAAACCATTTGTTCTGTGGCGGTAATTTCGAACGAAAATGAGAAATCTCATCTGGGGAAATTTGGGTTAGAGGAGGAGCAAATTCTTGGGGAAGCTCAAAACGATACGGATAAGGAGTTTTTAAACCTTTTGGTAAAAGAATTTAATCGTGTAAAATTAAACCTAGATCCTTATAATTGGGAAATTATTACCACTTGGGACGAAAAAATTAATAAATATAAAAACCCTATTTATAGCTTTAAAGTAAGAGACAAGGAAATAAAAATTGAAACACATTCAGAATCTTTATCGCATTTACAGATTCCGAAAATCGCTTTACCAAAGTATCAAGCTTGGGGAGATGTTTTAAAATGGTGTCTACAAGAAAACGTACCAGGAGAATTTCCATACACTGCAGGTTTGTATCCTTTTAAAAGAACAGGTGAAGACCCTGCGAGAATGTTTGCGGGAGAAGGAGGGCCAGAACGGACTAATAAAAGGTTTCATTACGTAAGTGCAGGATTGCCCGCCAAGCGTTTATCTACCGCTTTTGATAGTGTAACGCTATATGGAAATGACCCAGATTTACGTCCAGATATTTACGGGAAAATCGGAAATGCAGGGGTTTCTATTTGTTGTTTAGACGATGCTAAAAAATTATATTCTGGTTTCGATTTAGCACATGTGATGACATCGGTTAGTATGACGATTAATGGGCCAGCACCAATGTTGTTAGGTTTTTTTATGAATGCAGCTATCGATCAGCAATGCGAAATTTATATTAAAGAACATAAAATAGAAAATGAAGTTGAAGCTAAAATAGCAGAAATTTATAAAGGAAAAGAACGTCCACAATATAATGGTGATTTACCCGAAAGTAATAATGGTTTAGGTTTAATGCTTTTAGGTGTAACCGGAGATCAGGTTTTACCTGCAGATGTTTACCAAGATATCAAGAAGAGTACTATTTCACAAGTTCGTGGTACGGTACAAGCCGATATTTTAAAGGAAGATCAAGCACAAAACACCTGTATATTTTCAACGGAGTTCGCATTGCGACTTATGGGCGATGTGCAAGAATATTTTATTGATAATAATGTGCGTAATTTTTATTCGGTTTCTATTTCTGGATATCATATTGCCGAAGCAGGAGCGAACCCAATTACACAATTAGCATTGACTTTATCTAATGGTTTCACTTACGTGGAATATTATTTAAGCCGTGGTATGGATATTAATAAGTTTGGACCAAACTTGTCATTCTTCTTTTCCAACGGAATTGATCCAGAATATGCGGTTATTGGTCGTGTAGCCCGAAAAATTTGGGCAAAAGCGATGAAGCATAAGTATGGAGCCAACGCAAGAGCGCAAATGCTTAAATATCATATTCAGACGTCTGGGAGAAGTTTACATGCTCAGGAAATCGATTTTAATGATATCCGTACTACACTTCAAGCCTTATATGCTATTTATGATAATTGTAATTCGTTACACACTAATGCTTACGATGAAGCAATTACAACACCAACAGAGGAGTCTGTTCGTCGTGCTATGGCTATACAGCTTATCATTAATAAAGAGTTAGGTTTAAATAAAAACGAAAATCCAATTCAAGGCTCGTTTATTATTGAAGAATTAACCGATTTAGTAGAAGAAGCCGTCTTACTAGAGTTCGATAGAATAACGGAGCGTGGAGGTGTTTTAGGAGCTATGGAAACCATGTACCAGCGGAGTAAAATACAAGAAGAAAGCTTGTATTACGAAACTTTAAAGCATAATGGCGATTTTCCAATAATTGGAGTTAATACATTTTTGAGTAGCCAAGGTTCTCCAACGGTTTTACCTGCGGAAGTTATTCGTGCTACCGAAGAAGAGAAGCAATTTCAGATTAATACATTAGAAAATCTGCATGCAGCAAATAGTTCAGAGGTTTTATTAAAGGAACTTCAGTATAAAGCAGTGAATAACGAAAATATATTTGAAGCCTTAATGGAAGTTTGTAAAGTGTGTTCTCTAGGTCAAATTACGCATGCGTTGTTTGAAGTAGGAGGGCAGTATCGCCGAAACATGTAG
- the purU gene encoding formyltetrahydrofolate deformylase, which translates to MNKITLLIHCKDLPGIIASVTNFITEKQGNVIYLDQHVDREQNIFFMRLESDFQNVNFSTETFKDCFKSDIAEKFNMKWRIYSSEKKPKMALFVSKYDHCLYDLLGRYNSGELNLEIPFIISNHNDLKPIADSFKIPFYHIPVTKDTKVEAEAKQLELLETHNIDFIVLARYMQIISGTLINKYPNKIINIHHSFLPAFVGAKPYHSAYKRGVKIIGATSHYVTEELDAGPIIEQDVAHVTHTYTIDALIAKGRDLEKIVLANAIKAHSNRKVMVYKNKTIIFS; encoded by the coding sequence ATGAATAAAATAACCCTCCTCATTCACTGTAAAGATTTACCTGGTATTATTGCATCGGTAACCAACTTTATTACTGAAAAACAAGGTAATGTTATTTACTTAGATCAACATGTAGATCGGGAACAGAACATATTTTTCATGCGTTTAGAAAGTGATTTTCAAAACGTTAATTTTTCAACAGAAACCTTTAAAGATTGTTTTAAAAGTGATATTGCTGAAAAATTTAATATGAAGTGGCGCATTTATTCTTCTGAAAAGAAACCTAAAATGGCGCTTTTTGTTTCTAAATACGACCATTGCCTGTATGATTTACTAGGTCGTTACAATTCTGGGGAACTTAATTTAGAAATTCCATTCATTATAAGTAATCATAATGATTTAAAACCTATTGCCGATAGTTTTAAGATACCATTCTACCATATTCCAGTAACTAAAGACACTAAGGTAGAGGCCGAAGCCAAACAATTGGAATTATTAGAAACTCATAATATCGATTTTATTGTGTTAGCACGCTATATGCAAATAATATCTGGCACATTAATTAATAAGTATCCAAATAAAATAATAAATATACATCATTCCTTTTTACCTGCTTTTGTGGGAGCCAAACCTTATCATTCCGCTTACAAACGTGGTGTTAAAATTATTGGAGCTACAAGTCACTACGTAACCGAGGAATTAGATGCAGGACCAATTATTGAGCAAGACGTAGCACATGTAACACACACATATACTATAGATGCGCTTATTGCCAAAGGACGAGATTTAGAGAAAATAGTTTTAGCAAACGCCATAAAAGCACATTCAAACCGAAAAGTAATGGTTTATAAAAATAAAACTATAATTTTTTCATAA
- a CDS encoding OmpA family protein, with protein sequence MKTNLFLSLALIFGIGFTQAQNLPANPDPGKCYVKCITKDEFKDIEETIEVYPAYTVLEVVPATYRTVEDRVLVKEAAKKYTYVPATYETVEVPYVKKEGRTDLNINPATFGSSSRTFETYPKTSGWEYKDTACDSPNKEDCVVACFVEYPAQSRDVSFTTLATDASTSQVPVTELNTVYKKRVVKTPARMDEIEIPAEYSTIKRQVVATPASTRNVTVPAKMQTVTRTILAKKGGITTWEEVDCGLLKSNVLPIFYETGSARITPASKKTIDETLLPLLNSKPVSIELMSHTDARGNDDFNMSLSQQRANSVVNYLVSKGISRSRLTAKGYGESRLVNKCANGVECSDAQHQQNRRTEFRVIQ encoded by the coding sequence ATGAAAACAAATTTATTTTTAAGCCTAGCTTTAATTTTCGGAATCGGATTTACTCAAGCTCAAAACTTACCTGCAAATCCTGATCCAGGAAAATGCTACGTAAAATGTATTACAAAAGATGAGTTCAAAGACATCGAAGAAACTATCGAAGTATATCCTGCATATACAGTATTAGAAGTTGTTCCTGCAACTTACAGAACAGTAGAAGATCGCGTATTAGTGAAAGAAGCTGCTAAGAAGTACACGTACGTTCCTGCAACTTACGAAACTGTAGAAGTACCTTACGTAAAGAAAGAAGGAAGAACGGATTTAAACATCAATCCTGCTACTTTCGGTTCTAGTTCAAGAACTTTTGAAACATATCCTAAAACATCAGGATGGGAATACAAAGATACTGCTTGTGATTCTCCTAACAAGGAAGATTGTGTAGTTGCATGTTTTGTTGAATACCCTGCTCAATCTAGAGATGTAAGCTTTACAACTTTAGCTACAGATGCTTCAACTAGCCAAGTGCCTGTTACAGAATTAAACACTGTATACAAAAAACGTGTTGTTAAAACTCCAGCAAGAATGGACGAAATTGAAATTCCTGCAGAATACTCAACTATCAAACGTCAAGTTGTTGCAACTCCTGCATCTACAAGAAACGTAACTGTACCTGCAAAAATGCAAACTGTTACAAGAACTATTTTAGCTAAAAAAGGTGGAATTACTACTTGGGAAGAAGTTGATTGTGGATTATTAAAATCTAACGTATTACCAATTTTTTACGAAACAGGTAGCGCACGTATCACTCCAGCATCTAAGAAAACTATCGACGAAACTTTATTACCTTTATTAAACAGCAAACCAGTAAGCATTGAATTAATGTCTCATACTGATGCAAGAGGAAATGATGATTTCAACATGTCTTTATCTCAACAACGTGCTAACTCTGTAGTTAACTACTTAGTATCTAAAGGAATCTCTAGAAGCCGTTTAACTGCAAAAGGATATGGTGAAAGTAGATTAGTAAACAAATGTGCTAATGGTGTAGAATGCTCAGATGCTCAACACCAACAAAACAGACGTACAGAATTTAGAGTTATTCAATAA
- a CDS encoding TlpA family protein disulfide reductase translates to MKIRKLVLCLICVLSSTLFFGQIHISKNIKKSSIATTDENALYFVDFWATWCGPCIHVSKYLESLQQQFPKNFYIVSLTQESAEVVNKFMIKHNTGLAVATDYEGETFAENNIASLPYGILFNADGIKLWEGHAADLKAYKIGGFLARNQKTISVDDFLKLEEYKQEVAIENPIKRRKDFDFLEIQEDHGINSGIQAVNRNGYLEIEGRLQDIMAYALHSNKSQIKIPEAVNKYYKMYFSEGSKAFENKENSIAKALKLRRKEYEKEGDVLVLNIDNAKFWDTTQIDWGINNPKYLIGDSDIQADNTSVSDIAYQLSFLLETPIVFDKKFKNEELHDWQIHYKYFEFMASNLGEYGIKVEKKVMAYPEYVYNKR, encoded by the coding sequence ATGAAAATAAGAAAATTAGTACTTTGTTTGATATGTGTTTTAAGTTCGACCTTGTTTTTCGGGCAGATACATATTTCAAAGAATATTAAAAAATCTTCGATTGCAACGACAGATGAGAATGCGCTGTATTTTGTAGATTTTTGGGCAACTTGGTGCGGCCCTTGTATTCATGTTTCTAAATATTTAGAATCGTTACAACAACAGTTTCCTAAAAACTTTTATATAGTGTCTTTAACACAGGAAAGTGCGGAGGTTGTAAATAAATTTATGATTAAGCATAACACAGGATTAGCCGTAGCTACAGATTATGAAGGTGAAACCTTTGCTGAAAATAATATAGCAAGTTTACCTTATGGAATTTTGTTTAATGCCGATGGTATAAAACTTTGGGAAGGGCATGCTGCCGATTTAAAAGCTTATAAAATTGGTGGATTTTTAGCTAGAAATCAAAAAACGATTTCGGTAGATGATTTTTTAAAACTTGAAGAATATAAGCAAGAAGTTGCTATAGAGAATCCTATAAAGAGAAGAAAAGATTTCGATTTTTTAGAAATTCAAGAAGATCATGGTATCAATTCTGGAATTCAAGCTGTAAATAGAAATGGTTATTTAGAGATTGAAGGGCGTTTGCAAGATATCATGGCTTATGCGTTACATAGTAATAAATCGCAAATTAAAATTCCTGAAGCAGTAAATAAATATTATAAAATGTATTTTTCAGAAGGATCTAAAGCCTTTGAAAATAAGGAAAATAGTATTGCGAAAGCTTTAAAGTTACGCCGTAAAGAATATGAGAAAGAGGGTGATGTATTGGTCCTAAATATTGATAATGCTAAGTTTTGGGATACTACCCAAATAGATTGGGGAATAAATAATCCTAAATATTTAATTGGCGATTCGGATATACAAGCAGATAATACTTCGGTAAGTGATATTGCGTATCAATTATCTTTTTTATTAGAAACACCTATTGTTTTTGATAAGAAATTTAAAAATGAAGAATTGCACGATTGGCAAATTCACTATAAATATTTTGAGTTTATGGCTTCTAATCTTGGGGAATACGGTATAAAAGTTGAAAAGAAAGTGATGGCTTACCCTGAATATGTTTATAATAAGAGGTAG
- a CDS encoding DUF4197 domain-containing protein, with protein sequence MIRKGLAFLLIFNLTACAELQQVVDNLPQTSSVLGNTEIASGLREALELGIDKQVTKLTQTDGFFKNDLVKILLPEELQKVDKALRDIGLSSLADEGLKVLNRAAEDAVKESTPIFIDAVKDITFADAKDILLGSNDAATQYLTSKTETALYAKFNPVIKSSFSKVGADEIWSNLINKYNALPFTSDVNPDLTDYVTGEALKGVFTMIAVEETEIRTKTASRSTDLLKKVFALQD encoded by the coding sequence ATGATACGTAAAGGTCTCGCTTTCTTATTAATATTTAATTTAACCGCTTGTGCGGAACTTCAGCAAGTAGTTGATAACTTACCGCAAACAAGTAGTGTACTTGGCAATACCGAAATAGCATCTGGCCTGCGTGAAGCATTAGAATTAGGTATAGACAAACAAGTAACAAAACTTACACAAACCGATGGTTTCTTTAAAAATGATTTGGTTAAAATTTTACTACCAGAAGAATTACAAAAAGTAGATAAAGCACTTAGAGACATAGGCTTAAGTAGTCTTGCTGACGAAGGTTTAAAAGTTCTAAACAGAGCAGCTGAGGATGCTGTAAAAGAATCTACACCAATTTTTATTGATGCTGTAAAAGATATTACCTTTGCTGATGCTAAAGATATTTTATTAGGAAGTAATGATGCTGCTACACAATATTTAACATCGAAAACAGAAACGGCTCTTTACGCTAAATTTAACCCGGTAATCAAAAGCTCTTTTAGCAAAGTTGGTGCCGATGAAATTTGGAGCAATTTAATTAACAAATACAATGCTTTACCATTTACAAGTGATGTAAACCCAGATTTAACAGACTACGTAACTGGAGAAGCTTTAAAAGGTGTTTTTACTATGATTGCAGTTGAAGAAACTGAAATTAGAACAAAAACAGCATCTAGATCTACAGACTTATTAAAAAAGGTTTTTGCTTTGCAGGACTAA
- a CDS encoding Lacal_2735 family protein translates to MNRTDSIKINQYRLSQRYKELIEQAYNFRQTDSALSDISEYKAIKLLNKLNRLKYLARETTHHI, encoded by the coding sequence ATGAATCGAACTGATAGTATTAAAATTAACCAGTACAGGTTAAGCCAACGCTATAAAGAACTTATAGAACAAGCTTATAATTTCCGACAAACAGACTCTGCTTTAAGTGATATTTCTGAATATAAAGCTATAAAACTTCTCAATAAATTGAATCGATTAAAATACCTCGCTAGGGAAACAACACATCACATATAA
- a CDS encoding T9SS type A sorting domain-containing protein, protein MTKLYKTNLHLLLLALFCVQFIQAQQTTVTSLADLLPYLDDNGADIKLAAGTYTITAQDIADGKFSNPLFLFEGSNSTYDFTGVTIKIETDVLTAFGNVDVNQMQILGNENVLRNLTMEDTGDTPPRKRAQSIVIDGRDNRIEGWHLTIRGSYPYGYGDAFGKGGGSVISHRKHSGILVRGLRNHLKDCTIISRSYGHIVFMQAASYPIIEGCYIEGEMRKTDDMLAETSGPAFDKDFMTVWGYTLPAGYMMSLQEAGIRAYNAGTTYIDGVEIERGTDNPTVLNCTVKNARTGVTLAHASGKKYVEGCTVLGSENGYSIGNGTVINCGADAIYGPVFQSTYSSDNGYNADITILPPSGAYYNGHKAVAYVGGSNHDLTFRSDIVDFPSDLKIMVSGELQNLRMINGANPNQNNLTSTDISIRNLTNFPLLLHSDSENIIVRACDTGNITDNGNNNTIATIDCDSDNLALTGAAIQSSTAYGGIGSRAIDGNTNGSFSNNSVTHTDPSDTPTWWLVNLSSEQAIGDIVIFNRTGKQSYIERLSDFAVYVYDASGTEMFKQTFTNNPPNPSKTIDAGGVLGKTVKIVQLDNTVALSLAEVQVFSTALSINDVINPISLYPNPVLNDLKISLVNTNLNVDKTKITLYNINGQKVLETKSENLNEIKLNLSHLNSGLYLLSISDNNVTITRKIVKL, encoded by the coding sequence ATGACTAAACTTTACAAAACTAATCTACATTTATTATTACTGGCCTTATTTTGTGTCCAATTTATACAAGCTCAACAAACTACGGTAACCTCATTGGCAGATTTGTTGCCTTATTTAGATGATAACGGCGCAGATATTAAGCTTGCGGCAGGAACATATACTATAACTGCTCAGGATATAGCTGATGGAAAATTTAGTAATCCACTATTTCTTTTTGAAGGATCTAATAGTACCTACGATTTTACAGGAGTTACTATAAAGATAGAAACCGATGTGCTTACGGCTTTTGGTAATGTAGATGTTAACCAAATGCAAATATTAGGAAATGAGAATGTCCTTAGAAATTTAACGATGGAAGATACTGGAGATACGCCGCCTCGTAAAAGAGCTCAAAGTATTGTTATAGATGGCAGGGATAATAGGATAGAAGGTTGGCATTTAACCATACGTGGATCTTACCCTTATGGATATGGTGATGCCTTTGGTAAAGGAGGTGGGTCTGTTATAAGCCATAGGAAACACTCGGGGATTTTAGTGAGAGGTTTACGAAATCACCTTAAAGATTGTACCATTATTTCACGCTCTTACGGGCATATTGTTTTTATGCAAGCTGCTAGTTATCCAATAATTGAAGGCTGTTATATAGAAGGTGAAATGCGTAAAACTGATGATATGTTAGCTGAAACATCTGGTCCAGCTTTTGATAAAGACTTTATGACTGTATGGGGTTACACGCTCCCAGCAGGTTATATGATGAGTTTGCAAGAAGCAGGGATACGAGCCTATAATGCTGGAACAACCTATATCGATGGGGTAGAGATTGAACGAGGTACAGATAATCCTACGGTGTTAAATTGTACAGTAAAGAATGCTAGAACAGGTGTTACCTTAGCTCATGCCTCTGGTAAAAAATATGTTGAAGGCTGTACGGTATTAGGTAGTGAAAACGGATATTCTATAGGTAACGGTACGGTTATTAACTGTGGAGCAGATGCTATTTACGGACCTGTTTTTCAAAGTACATATAGTAGTGATAACGGTTATAATGCCGATATTACTATTTTACCTCCAAGTGGTGCTTATTATAATGGGCATAAAGCTGTAGCTTATGTTGGAGGAAGTAATCACGATTTAACTTTTCGTTCAGATATTGTAGACTTTCCAAGTGATTTAAAAATAATGGTATCAGGTGAATTACAAAATCTTAGAATGATTAATGGTGCAAACCCAAATCAAAATAATTTAACATCGACTGATATTAGTATCCGAAATCTAACTAATTTCCCTTTGCTTTTACATTCTGATAGTGAAAACATTATTGTTCGGGCCTGCGACACGGGTAATATAACAGATAATGGAAATAATAATACTATTGCAACTATAGATTGTGATTCGGATAACTTAGCATTAACAGGAGCAGCCATTCAATCTTCAACAGCTTACGGAGGCATAGGAAGTCGTGCTATTGACGGTAATACTAATGGGAGTTTTTCAAATAACTCTGTAACGCATACTGATCCCTCAGATACTCCAACTTGGTGGCTAGTAAATTTATCTTCAGAGCAAGCTATAGGAGATATTGTTATTTTCAATAGAACAGGAAAGCAAAGCTATATAGAAAGACTTTCGGATTTTGCCGTTTATGTCTATGATGCTAGCGGAACAGAAATGTTTAAGCAAACATTTACGAACAATCCTCCAAACCCTTCAAAAACTATTGATGCTGGCGGAGTACTAGGGAAAACAGTGAAAATAGTTCAATTAGATAATACAGTGGCTTTATCCTTGGCTGAAGTACAAGTGTTTTCAACAGCTTTATCTATTAATGATGTAATTAATCCTATAAGTTTATATCCTAATCCTGTTTTGAACGATCTTAAAATTTCTTTAGTTAATACTAATTTAAATGTGGATAAAACAAAAATCACTTTATATAATATTAATGGTCAGAAGGTTTTGGAAACCAAATCAGAAAATTTAAATGAGATTAAATTGAACCTGTCACATTTAAACAGCGGTCTATACCTTTTAAGTATTAGTGATAATAATGTTACCATCACTCGAAAGATTGTGAAATTATAA
- a CDS encoding DUF1080 domain-containing protein, producing MNIKTALKSMLIGVILTLITGVTNAQPNPLSKKGFHKIFNGKNWEGWHLKLKNGDAEMAKQVYAIEKKGVHVFKDMPDSLNLNTGENATHGLFYTNKKYSKYILRFEYKWGEKITNNFDRWQYDAGVYYHVTDDKVWPIGIEYQIRYNHKTGLNHTGDLIRPSGADYDWYCTKDGKSFLSPENGGVPEIKRDWMHLASPTTNFNALNNKWNVCEIIVMGGEYTIHKLNGEIVNMAFNLKPSEGIIGFQSETAEIYYRNIKIKEFDEVIPIEAFIEK from the coding sequence ATGAACATAAAAACAGCACTAAAGTCAATGCTTATAGGGGTAATACTAACTTTAATTACTGGAGTTACAAATGCGCAACCGAACCCGTTATCAAAGAAAGGATTCCATAAAATTTTTAATGGTAAAAATTGGGAGGGGTGGCATCTTAAATTAAAAAATGGCGATGCAGAAATGGCTAAACAAGTATATGCCATTGAAAAAAAAGGCGTGCATGTTTTTAAAGATATGCCCGATAGTTTAAATCTTAATACAGGTGAAAACGCAACACACGGACTTTTTTATACCAACAAAAAATATAGTAAATACATTCTTAGATTTGAATATAAATGGGGTGAAAAAATAACGAATAATTTTGATCGTTGGCAATACGATGCAGGTGTTTATTACCACGTTACAGACGATAAAGTTTGGCCTATTGGTATTGAATATCAAATTCGTTACAATCATAAAACAGGCTTGAATCATACTGGGGATTTAATTCGTCCGTCGGGAGCAGATTATGATTGGTATTGCACTAAAGACGGTAAAAGTTTTTTAAGTCCGGAGAACGGTGGTGTGCCGGAAATTAAACGCGATTGGATGCATTTAGCGTCTCCAACAACCAATTTTAATGCCTTAAATAATAAGTGGAATGTATGCGAAATTATTGTAATGGGAGGAGAATATACCATTCATAAACTAAACGGAGAGATTGTAAACATGGCTTTTAATTTAAAACCAAGTGAGGGTATTATTGGGTTTCAATCGGAAACTGCCGAGATTTATTATAGAAATATAAAAATTAAAGAATTTGATGAAGTAATTCCTATAGAAGCTTTTATAGAAAAATAA